The Hippocampus zosterae strain Florida chromosome 20, ASM2543408v3, whole genome shotgun sequence genome contains a region encoding:
- the xkr9 gene encoding XK-related protein 9 — MDGNASELLSTKLSDPMPLADQPDIRYTKLRWLLTLVGLLLYVGDIWTDVGLSIKYLLDGRYICSALTFSFVLSGLLVTQIFSHVWYEDDLEDVSMNPRGQAIVLGMSRCKLVVFHLCGAGIFLRYYHLLKSGFKVVWNLTASLNQEEKREAHHRLFCQATDLSMLKLFEAFLESAPQLLVQIYTAQDQGEVAILQCFSMVFSCLNIVWALVDYRRCLRRSLPHIQQMPSGLPTLIYLLYKLCTISSHILGYSLLLILTPYCVIALVAILWLLGTMWSHVLGTNFCSTRRHEFVYRTVVGFILTFTFFNVKGQDTRIAMTVYYFLYSLINMTSPLLLALLNPEVRAETFFFVISGVIFGTSILGLVFLVLYYHLLHPREERRQADEVDGSGKQTEETGRMNNFLQP, encoded by the exons ATGGATGGCAACGCGTCTGAACTGCTATCCACAAAATTGTCAGATCCGATGCCTCTTGCAGACCAACCAGACATTCGGTACACCAAACTGCGATGGCTTCTAACACTTGTCGGACTTCTCCTTTACGTCGGGGACATCTGGACAGACGTCGGATTGTCCATAAAATACCTCCTGGACGGACGATACATATGCTCAGCGTTGACGTTCTCCTTCGTCCTGTCCGGGTTGCTGGTGACTCAGATTTTCAGTCACGTCTGGTACGAGGATGACCTCGAAGACGTTTCGATGAACCCCCGAGGGCAAGCCATCGTATTGGGAATGTCGAGGTGCAAACTTGTCGTCTTCCACCTGTGCGGCGCGGGTATTTTCCTAAG GTACTACCACCTACTCAAAAGTGGCTTCAAAGTGGTCTGGAACTTGACTGCTTCCCTTAACCAGGAAGAGAAAAGGGAAGCGCACCACCGCCTGTTTTGCCAAGCCACCGACCTGAGCATGCTCAAACTATTTGAGGCATTTTTGGAGAGTGCCCCTCAATTGCTGGTCCAGATCTACACGGCGCAAGACCAAGGCGAAGTCGCAATCCTGCAGT GTTTTTCTATGGTCTTCTCCTGTTTGAACATCGTCTGGGCCCTGGTGGACTACCGCCGATGTCTACGCCGGTCACTCCCCCACATCCAGCAGATGCCTTCCGGCTTACCCACCCTCATTTACCTCCTCTATAAACTCTGCACCATTAGCAGCCACATCCTGGGCTACAGCCTCCTTCTGATACTCACCCCCTACTGTGTCATCGCCTTGGTGGCTATTTTGTGGCTACTGGGGACAATGTGGTCACATGTCCTTGGCACCAACTTCTGCTCCACCAGAAGACATGAGTTTGTCTACCGCACCGTGGTTGGTTTCATCCTGACTTTCACCTTTTTTAACGTCAAAGGACAAGACACCCGGATAGCAATGACTGTGTATTATTTCCTCTATTCGCTTATTAACATGACGTCGCCGTTACTTTTGGCGTTGTTGAATCCGGAGGTGCGGGCAGAAACGTTTTTCTTCGTGATCAGTGGGGTAATTTTTGGCACCTCCATTCTGGGATTGGTCTTCCTGGTGTTATATTACCACCTTCTGCATCCGAGGGAGGAGAGGCGGCAAGCCGACGAAGTGGACGGAAGTGGAAAGCAAACAGAGGAAACAGGCAGGATGAACAACTTCCTGCAACCTTGA
- the tram1 gene encoding translocating chain-associated membrane protein 1 — MGIRKKSSKSPPVMSHEFVIQNHADIVSCVAMVFLLGLMFEVTSKFAVLFITVQYNVTISTSGPEETSVNHFHHGIKDLATIFFYMLVAIIMHAIIQEYVLDKIIRKKHFSKTKHSKFNESGQLSAFYLFSFGWGASILFSENFLFNPSSLWEGYPHMLMPLQMKFYYICQIGYWLHALPELYFQKTKKEDIPRQLVYIFLYLVHIAGAYILNLNRLGLVLLVLHYFVELLFHVSRLVYFSNENRQLGFKVWAALFVLGRLLTLSLSVLTVGFGLANADNQGFDLATGNFNVLFVRITVLAGVCLTQAFMMWKFINFQLRRWREHASVQTLKKKQGPSKSKAKKANGVNGVNSHAADSPRSRKEKSF; from the exons ATGGGTATccggaaaaaaagcagcaagagCCCGCCGGTGATGAGCCACGAATTCGTCATCCAGAACCATGCCGATATTGTGTCATGCGTTGCTATGGTGTTCCTTCTCGGGCTGATGTTCGAG GTCACGTCCAAGTTTGCAGTGTTGTTCATCACCGTCCAGTACAACGTCACCATTTCAACAAGTG GCCCAGAGGAGACTTCCGTCAATCACTTCCACCACGGCATCAAAGACCTGGCCACCATCTTTTTCTATATGCTGGTGGCCATCATCATGCACGCCATCATCCAGGAGTACGTGCTGGAC AAAATCATTCGGAAGAAACACTTCTCCAAAACCAAACACAGCAAGTTCAACGAGTCGGGCCAGCTCAGCGCTTTCTACCTGTTCTCCTTCGGCTGGGGCGCAAGCATCCTCTTCTCT GagaacttcctgttcaatccCAGTTCGCTGTGGGAAGGTTACCCCCACATGCTGATGCC GCTGCAGATGAAGTTCTACTACATCTGCCAGATTGGCTATTGGCTTCACGCACTCCCTGAACTCTActtccagaagacaaaaaag GAGGATATTCCACGCCAGCTGGTCTACATTTTCCTCTACCTGGTCCACATCGCCGGCGCTTATATCCTCAA tttgaaCCGTCTCGGTCTGGTCCTGCTCGTGCTGCACTACTTTGTCGAGCTCCTCTTCCACGTTTCCCGCCTCGTCTATTTCAGTAACGAGAACAGACAACTGGG CTTCAAGGTGTGGGCCGCTCTCTTCGTCCTCGGGCGTCTCCTCACGCTCTCCCTCTCCGTCCTCACGGTGGGCTTCGGCCTCGCCAACGCAGACAACCAAGGCTTCGATTTGGCCACGGGAAACTTCAACGTTCTTTTCGTGAG GATCACCGTGCTGGCCGGTGTGTGTCTGACGCAGGCCTTCATGATGTGGAAATTTATCAACTTTCAGCTGCGCCGCTGGAGGGAGCACGCCTCAGTGCAGACCCTCAAGAAGAAACAGGGGCCCTCCAAGAGCAAAGCAAAGAAAG cCAACGGTGTCAATGGCGTCAACTCCCACGCCGCAGACTCACCGAGATCCCGGAAggaaaaatctttttaa